One window of Novosphingobium sp. P6W genomic DNA carries:
- a CDS encoding DUF4286 family protein — MKMKLVALTRPLPGREAEYHEWYNTTHLPELVNKFGMAGAQRYKLAARLMGSDENEFLAIYDIEADDPMAFLGAMGAASKSGELTQSDAQDFGTCYTALFTEHGERVVPQG, encoded by the coding sequence ATGAAGATGAAACTTGTCGCGCTCACCCGCCCGCTGCCTGGCCGCGAGGCGGAATATCACGAGTGGTACAACACCACCCACTTGCCTGAACTGGTGAACAAGTTCGGCATGGCAGGCGCCCAGCGCTACAAGCTTGCCGCCAGGCTGATGGGCAGCGACGAGAACGAATTCCTCGCGATTTACGATATCGAAGCGGACGATCCGATGGCGTTCCTGGGTGCAATGGGCGCCGCGTCGAAAAGTGGTGAACTGACGCAGAGTGACGCGCAGGACTTCGGCACCTGCTATACCGCGCTGTTCACCGAACATGGCGAGCGGGTCGTGCCGCAAGGCTAA
- a CDS encoding alpha-ketoacid dehydrogenase subunit beta, with product MSADTAEATPAQAGEMLKMTGQAAITAALFQAMEEDSKVLVFGEDVADREGGGVMGTTRGLSTKFGDLRVRSTPIAEQSIMGAAVGAAMAGYKPVAEIMLMNFITVAMDMIVNHAAKLRFMSGGQSTVPLVIRTLTGAGWQTAGQHSDHYEGWFAHTAGIKVVTPATPADYKGLLLSAIQDPDPVLFIENSRTLFVPGDVAADQGPIPLGKARVAREGTHISLITYSGMVANCLAAADELSQQGISAEVIDLRTVSPWDKDAVLASADKTGRAIVVHEAVRHFGPGGEIASTIQEELFRKLKAPVRRLGAPYSAVPFAKVLEDAFLVQPADIAAAAKVLCEYD from the coding sequence ATGAGCGCCGATACCGCAGAAGCAACCCCGGCCCAGGCCGGCGAAATGCTCAAGATGACCGGCCAGGCGGCAATCACGGCCGCGCTGTTCCAGGCCATGGAAGAAGACTCCAAAGTCCTCGTCTTCGGCGAGGACGTGGCCGACCGCGAAGGCGGCGGCGTGATGGGCACCACGCGCGGCCTCTCGACCAAGTTCGGTGATCTGCGCGTGCGCTCCACTCCGATTGCCGAGCAGTCGATCATGGGTGCCGCCGTGGGCGCGGCGATGGCCGGCTACAAGCCGGTGGCCGAGATCATGCTGATGAACTTCATCACCGTGGCCATGGACATGATCGTCAACCACGCGGCCAAGCTGCGCTTCATGTCGGGCGGGCAGAGCACCGTCCCGCTGGTGATCCGTACGCTGACGGGCGCGGGCTGGCAGACTGCCGGGCAGCACTCGGACCATTACGAGGGCTGGTTCGCCCACACCGCCGGGATCAAGGTGGTCACTCCGGCTACTCCGGCGGACTACAAGGGCCTGCTGCTTTCGGCGATCCAGGACCCCGATCCGGTGCTTTTCATCGAGAACAGCCGCACTCTGTTCGTGCCTGGCGACGTGGCTGCCGATCAGGGACCGATCCCGCTCGGCAAGGCGCGGGTGGCGCGCGAGGGCACGCATATCTCGCTCATCACTTATTCGGGCATGGTCGCCAATTGCCTTGCCGCTGCCGATGAACTGTCACAGCAGGGCATTTCCGCTGAAGTGATTGACCTGCGCACGGTGTCGCCGTGGGACAAGGACGCCGTCCTTGCCTCCGCCGACAAGACGGGCCGTGCGATCGTCGTCCATGAGGCGGTGCGCCACTTCGGTCCGGGCGGCGAGATCGCGTCGACCATCCAGGAAGAGCTCTTCCGCAAGCTGAAGGCCCCGGTGCGGCGCCTGGGCGCGCCTTATAGCGCGGTGCCTTTCGCGAAAGTGCTGGAGGACGCCTTCCTCGTG
- a CDS encoding thiamine pyrophosphate-dependent dehydrogenase E1 component subunit alpha — MSQTPENRASPDAATQLDIYRRMVRIERNDEFTRTQIRRGRITAPYYSARGQEVIPSTLSNLMTDDDVICTIYRGIHDMVAKGMPLRPLWAEICGRIDGTCKGKGGPMHLTHPETGVMVTTGIVGSSMPIANGFAWASLLDGSKRVTIAYFGDGASNIGAFHESLNLASVWKLPVIFVCSNNGFAEHTRYENGTSVDFISKRAIGYGMPGYTVDGNDPFDMYAHAHAAIERARAGEGPTLLECKTFRFMGHVFGDNDAYMTKEEKAEALAKDPLVLFRQLLLDTGVATEAQLEEMKAGIEAEVQDAIDFAFESGYASVDELRRDVFAEEIPA; from the coding sequence ATGAGCCAGACGCCAGAAAACAGGGCATCGCCTGATGCCGCCACGCAGCTCGATATCTACCGCCGCATGGTGCGTATCGAGCGGAACGACGAATTCACCCGGACCCAGATCCGCCGTGGGCGCATCACCGCGCCCTACTATTCGGCGCGCGGGCAGGAAGTGATCCCGTCCACCCTGTCGAACCTGATGACCGACGATGACGTGATCTGCACGATCTACCGCGGCATTCACGACATGGTCGCCAAGGGCATGCCGCTGCGTCCGCTCTGGGCCGAGATTTGCGGCCGCATCGACGGCACTTGCAAGGGCAAGGGCGGCCCGATGCACCTCACGCACCCCGAAACGGGCGTTATGGTGACGACGGGCATCGTCGGCTCCTCGATGCCGATCGCCAATGGCTTCGCCTGGGCCTCGCTGCTCGACGGGTCGAAGCGCGTGACGATCGCCTACTTCGGCGACGGCGCCAGCAATATCGGCGCCTTCCACGAGTCGCTGAACCTCGCCTCGGTGTGGAAGTTGCCAGTGATCTTCGTGTGCTCGAACAACGGTTTTGCCGAACACACTCGCTACGAGAACGGCACCTCGGTGGACTTCATCTCCAAGCGTGCGATCGGCTATGGGATGCCCGGCTACACCGTCGACGGCAACGATCCCTTCGACATGTACGCGCATGCCCACGCTGCTATCGAGCGGGCGCGTGCCGGCGAAGGACCGACCCTGTTGGAGTGCAAGACCTTCCGCTTCATGGGGCACGTCTTCGGCGACAACGACGCCTACATGACCAAGGAAGAGAAGGCCGAGGCGCTTGCCAAGGATCCGCTGGTCCTGTTCCGCCAGTTGCTGCTCGACACCGGCGTCGCCACCGAGGCGCAGCTGGAAGAGATGAAGGCGGGCATCGAGGCCGAAGTCCAGGACGCCATCGATTTCGCGTTCGAGAGTGGATACGCGTCGGTGGACGAATTGCGCCGCGACGTCTTTGCCGAGGAGATTCCGGCATGA